The proteins below come from a single Mya arenaria isolate MELC-2E11 chromosome 6, ASM2691426v1 genomic window:
- the LOC128237477 gene encoding histone H2A-like, with protein MSGRGKGGKSKGKAKSRSSRAGLQFPVGRIHRLLRKGNYAERVGAGAPVYLGAVLEYLAAEVLELAGNAARDNKKSRIIPRHLQLAIRNDEELNKLLSGVTIAQGGVLPNIQAVLLPKKTKQSSAK; from the coding sequence ATGTCTGGACGTGGTAAAGGAGGAAAATCCAAGGGAAAGGCAAAGAGCCGATCCAGCCGTGCCGGTCTTCAGTTCCCTGTTGGCCGTATCCACCGTCTTCTGCGCAAGGGCAACTACGCCGAACGAGTCGGAGCCGGTGCACCCGTGTACTTGGGTGCCGTCCTCGAGTACCTGGCCGCTGAGGTTCTGGAATTGGCAGGAAACGCTGCCAGAGACAACAAAAAGTCCAGGATCATCCCCCGACACTTGCAGCTGGCCATCCGCAACGACGAGGAATTGAACAAACTGCTCTCTGGCGTAACCATTGCCCAGGGTGGTGTTCTTCCCAACATCCAGGCTGTTCTTCTGCCCAAGAAGACCAAGCAATCCAGCGCCAAATAA
- the LOC128237479 gene encoding histone H4 has product MSGRGKGGKGLGKGGAKRHRKVLRDNIQGITKPAIRRLARRGGVKRISGLIYEETRGVLKVFLENVIRDAVTYTEHAKRKTVTAMDVVYALKRQGRTLYGFGG; this is encoded by the coding sequence ATGTCTGGACGTGGCAAAGGAGGAAAGGGACTCGGAAAGGGAGGCGCGAAGCGTCATCGCAAAGTTTTGCGTGACAACATCCAGGGTATTACCAAGCCCGCTATCCGTCGTCTCGCTCGTCGTGGTGGTGTGAAGAGAATCTCCGGACTCATCTACGAGGAGACCCGTGGCGTCCTTAAGGTTTTCCTTGAGAACGTGATCCGCGATGCCGTGACATACACAGAGCACGCCAAGAGGAAGACCGTCACTGCCATGGACGTCGTCTACGCTCTGAAGAGACAGGGCAGGACTCTGTACGGATTCGGCGGTTAA
- the LOC128237480 gene encoding histone H2B: MPTKGIASKGSKKAATKAKTARSTDKKRKRRRRESYAIYIYKVLKQVHPDTGVSSKAMSIMNSFVNDIFERIAAEASRLAHYNKRSTITSREIQTAVRLLLPGELAKHAVSEGTKAVTKYTSSK; encoded by the coding sequence ATGCCGACTAAAGGTATTGCATCTAAGGGATCCAAGAAGGCCGCCACCAAGGCAAAGACCGCCCGGTCTACTGACAAGAAACGCAAGAGGAGGAGGAGGGAGTCGTACGCTATCTACATCTACAAAGTACTGAAGCAGGTGCACCCCGACACTGGTGTTTCCAGCAAGGCCATGTCCATCATGAACAGCTTTGTCAACGACATCTTTGAGAGAATCGCTGCCGAGGCTTCAAGACTGGCCCATTACAACAAAAGGTCCACGATCACGTCCAGAGAAATCCAGACTGCCGTGCGGCTTCTGTTGCCCGGTGAACTTGCCAAGCACGCCGTGTCTGAGGGCACCAAGGCTGTGACCAAGTACACCAGCAGCAAGTAA
- the LOC128237066 gene encoding LOW QUALITY PROTEIN: histone H1-like (The sequence of the model RefSeq protein was modified relative to this genomic sequence to represent the inferred CDS: inserted 4 bases in 2 codons) — protein MLLVEIFRKITHIENTEIGKKTAKPKSQPXTPKYNEMICAAVGAXKERSGSSRQAILNTSEPTTKSETMYIFNAHLKLALKAGVKNGSIKQSKGTGASGSFKLGEVKKVAKKAVKPKAAKPKKAKTPKKAKPAKKSAAAKKPVAKKAAKKPAAKKVKTPKKAADKPKKAATKSPKKVKASKPKKAKTPKKAAKKTKQTARKSTGGKAPRKQLATKAARKSAPATGGVKKPHRYRPGTVALREIRRYQKSTELLIRKLPFQRLVREIAQDFKTDLRFQSSAVLALQEASEAYLVGLFEDTNLCAIHAKRVTIMPKDIQLARRIRGERA, from the exons ATGTTACTCGTCGAGatattcagaaaaataacacatatagaAAACACAGAAATTG GGAAGAAGACTGCCAAGCCAAAGAGCCAACC CACACCTAAGTACAATGAGATGATCTGTGCTGCTGTGGGTGC TAAGGAGAGATCTGGATCATCCAGACAGGCCATCCTGAATACATCAGAGCCAACTACAAAGTCGGAGACAATGTACATCTTCAATGCCCACCTTAAGCTTGCGCTGAAGGCTGGAGTGAAGAATGGAAGCATCAAGCAGTCCAAGGGAACCGGGGCTTCGGGCTCTTTCAAGCTTGGGGAGGTCAAAAAGGTTGCCAAAAAGGCAGTTAAGCCTAAAGCCGCCAAACCAAAGAAGGCCAAGACCCCCAAGAAAGCCAAGCCAGCTAAGAAGTCAGCTGCTGCAAAGAAGCCCGTAGCCAAGAAGGCCGCCAAGAAACCAGCTGCTAAGAAGGTGAAGACCCCCAAGAAGGCTGCTGACAAGCCCAAAAAGGCTGCAACCAAGTCACCAAAGAAGGTGAAAGCATCCAAGCCAAAGAAGGCTAAGACACCAAAAAAGGCTGCCAAGAA AACAAAGCAGACCGCCCGTAAATCAACCGGAGGAAAGGCTCCTCGCAAGCAGCTGGCTACCAAGGCCGCTCGCAAGAGTGCACCAGCCACTGGTGGAGTGAAGAAACCTCACAGATACAGGCCCGGAACCGTCGCACTCCGTGAGATCAGACGGTACCAGAAGAGCACCGAGCTTCTCATCAGGAAACTGCCATTCCAGCGCCTGGTCCGTGAAATTGCTCAGGACTTCAAGACCGATCTGCGATTCCAGAGCTCTGCCGTACTTGCTCTTCAGGAGGCTAGCGAAGCTTACCTCGTTGGTCTTTTCGAGGACACAAACCTATGCGCCATCCACGCCAAGCGTGTCACGATCATGCCAAAGGACATCCAGCTCGCTCGCCGCATCCGTGGGGAACGTGCCTAG